Proteins encoded in a region of the Zonotrichia albicollis isolate bZonAlb1 chromosome 22, bZonAlb1.hap1, whole genome shotgun sequence genome:
- the TMEM248 gene encoding transmembrane protein 248 codes for MFYINLLENLKVYVSSRPPLVVFMISVSAMAIAFLTLGYFFKIKEIKSPEMTEDWNTFLLRFNDLDFCISENETLKHLLNDTTTPESTVTSGQARSSTQSPQTLEDSGPINISVTITLTLDPLRPFGGYSRNVTHLSSTIFGHQIGLSGRESHEEINITFTLPAAWNSDECVLHGHCEQVVFSTCMTVTAASSVFPVTVQPPHCVPETYSNATLWYKIFTTARDSNTKYAQDYNPFWCYKGAIGKVYHALNPKLTVIVPDDDRSLINLHLMHTSYFLFVMVITMFCYAVIKGRPSKLRQSNTEFCPEKVALSEA; via the exons ATGTTCTACATAAACCTGTTGGAGAACCTGAAGGTTTACGTCAGCAGCCGCCCTCCGCTCGTGGTCTTTATGATCAGCGTGAGCGCCATGGCCATCGCCTTCCTCACTCTGGGCTACTTCTTCAAGATCAAGGAGATCAAATCCCCAGAAATGACAGAG GACTGGAACACTTTCCTGCTGAGGTTCAATGACTTGGACTTCTGTATATCTGAGAATGAAACCTTGAAGCACCTCCTGAACGACACCACCACCCCAGAGAGCACCGTGACCAGCGGGCAGGCCAGGTCCTCCACACAGTCCCCACAGACCCTCGAGGACTCTGGGCCCATCAACATCTCTGTCACCATCACGCTGACCCTGGACCCTCTGAGACCTTTTGGGGGATACTCTCGCAATGTCACACACCTCAGCTCCACCATTTTTGGGCACCAGATTGGACTTTCAG GCAGAGAATCCCACGAGGAGATCAACATCACCTTcaccctgccagcagcctggaaCTCTGACGAGTGTGTCCTGCACGGGCACTGCGAGCAGGTGGTGTTCAGCACCTGCATGACGGTGACAGCAGCCAGCAGCGTGTTCCCAGTCACAGT TCAGCCACCACATTGTGTTCCTGAAACCTACAGCAATGCCACTCTGTGGTACAAGATCTTCACCACAGCCAGGGACTCGAACACAAAATATGCCCAGGATTACAACCCCTTCTGGTGTTACAAGGGAGCAATTGGCAAAGTCTACCATGCTTTAAACCCCAAACTAACTGTTATAGTTCCAGAT GATGATCGCTCTCTAATAAACCTGCACCTCATGCACACCAGTTACTTCCTCTTTGTGATGGTGATCACAATGTTCTGCTATGCAGTCATTAAAGGCAGACCAAGCAAACTGAGGCAAAGCAACACAGAATTCTGCCCTGAAAAG gtTGCTTTGTCAGAAGCATAA